In Gigantopelta aegis isolate Gae_Host unplaced genomic scaffold, Gae_host_genome ctg1824_pilon_pilon, whole genome shotgun sequence, a genomic segment contains:
- the LOC121391157 gene encoding LOW QUALITY PROTEIN: RNA-binding protein 39-like (The sequence of the model RefSeq protein was modified relative to this genomic sequence to represent the inferred CDS: deleted 1 base in 1 codon), producing the protein MQLSAHTSRKDLEDFFGRAGAVREVHLIADRQSRRSKGIAYVEFQEESSVPGALLLSGQKVHGIPIMIQPTMAEKKIAAAAENLKKAEGPKKLYVGSLHYNITEDMLHGIFSPFGYIERVSIMRDTATNISRGYAFVEFRDSESAERAMANLNGFELAGRPMKVNYGTIDTSVANIDSLDGEDMDVGIGMTPASRVALMHKLAEGRNSG; encoded by the exons ATGCAGTTGTCTGCACACACATCGAGAAAAGACTTGGAAGATTTCTTTGGAAGAGCTGGAGCT GTACGTGAGGTTCATCTCATTGCTGATCGTCAGTCAAGACGTTCCAAAGGTATTGCTTACGTAGAATTTCAAGAGGAGAGCAGTGTGCCTGGG GCATTACTATTAAGTGGTCAAAAAGTACATGGAATTCCAATTATGATACAACCTACAATGGCAGAAAAAAAAatcg CAGCAGCTGCTGAGAATTTGAAAAAGGCTGAAGGTCCT AAAAAACTCTACGTCGGTTCTCTTCATTATAATATTACTGAAGATATGTTGCATGGAATATTTAGTCCTTTTGGTTATATTGAGAGAGTCAGTATTATGAGAGACACTGCTACTAATATATCAAGAGGCTATGCTTTTGTTGAA ttccGAGACTCGGAATCAGCCGAAAGAGCTATGGCCAATCTCAATGGATTTGAGTTAGCTGGTCGTCCCATGAAGGTCAATTACGGTACTATAGATACAAGTGTAGCTAACATAGACTCATTGGATGGAGAAGATATGGATGTTGGTATTGGAATGACCCCTGCTTCAAGAGTGGCTCTAATGCACAAGTTAGCTGAAGGTCGTAATTCAG
- the LOC121391158 gene encoding LOW QUALITY PROTEIN: cysteine desulfurase, mitochondrial-like (The sequence of the model RefSeq protein was modified relative to this genomic sequence to represent the inferred CDS: inserted 1 base in 1 codon): MDTVTELRPLYLDAQATTPMDPRVLDAMLPYMVSYFGNPHSRTHAYGWESEEGVEKARKQVAELIGADPREIVFTSGATESNNMAIKGVLHFYKSKKNHVITTQTEHKCILDSCRSLENNGYDVTYLPVQKNGIISLQELESAIRPTTSLVSVMTVNNEIGVLQPIKDIGEICRKNKVFFHTDAAQAVGKVPVDINNMKIDLMSISGHKIYGPKGCGALYVRRRPRVRIEPIISGGGQERGMRSGTVPHTLVIGMGAACEIAQKEMKYDAEWVKYLSHRLVNGITSQVGHIVRNGDPDQTYHGCVNLSFAFVEGESLLMAMKQVALSSGSACTSASLEPSYVLRAIGADEDLAHSSIRFGIGRFTTEKEIDFTIQKCVTEVQKLREMSPLWXMVQEGVDIKTIQWTQH; the protein is encoded by the exons ATGG ATACAGTTACAGAACTTAGACCATTATATTTAGATGCACAGGCTACTACACCAATG GATCCTCGTGTTTTGGATGCCATGTTACCATATATGGTATCATATTTTGGTAATCCCCACTCTCGTACACATGCTTATGGATGGGAGAGTGAAGAAGGAGTTGAAAAAGCCAGAAAA CAAGTAGCTGAGCTGATTGGGGCTGACCCACGTGAGATTGTCTTCACAAGTGGAGCCACTGAATCTAATAACATGGCTATTAAA GGTGTCCTTCATTTTTATAAATCAAAGAAGAATCATGTAATTACAACACAAACG GAACACAAATGTATATTAGATTCCTGTCGCTCTCTTGAGAATAATGGCTATGATGTAACCTATCTCCCTGTACAAAAGAATGGGATCATTAGCTTACag GAACTTGAAAGTGCCATACGACCTACTACTTCACTTGTGTCCGTAATGACCGTTAACAATGAGATAGGGGTTCTGCAGCCTATAAAAGATATAg GAGAGATCTGtcgtaaaaataaagtttttttccATACTGATGCTGCTCAA GCCGTGGGTAAAGTTCCTGTTGacattaataatatgaaaataGATTTAATGTCAATAAGTGGTCACAAAATATATGGACCAAAAG GGTGTGGGGCGTTGTATGTCCGTCGTCGACCGAGAGTCAGAATTGAACCAATCATAAGTGGGGGAGGACAAGAAAG gGGAATGAGGAGTGGTACAGTCCCTCATACCCTTGTCATTGGAATGGGAGCTGCTTGTGAAATAGCTCAAAAAGAAATGAAA TATGATGCTGAGTGGGTGAAGTATCTCTCTCATCGTCTTGTTAATGGAATAACATCTCAAGTTGGTCACATTGTTAGAAATGGTGACCCTGACCAAACTTATCATG GTTGTGTAAATCTGTCATTTGCTTTTGTTGAAGGAGAGAGTTTATTAATGGCAATGAAACAAGTGGCATTATCATCAGGAAG TGCCTGTACGTCAGCCTCATTAGAACCCTCTTACGTTTTGAGAGCTATTGGAGCTGACGAAGACTTAGCACACTCGTCTATAAG ATTTGGTATTGGACGATTTACTACTGAGAAAGAAATTGATTTTACTATTCAAAAATGTGTAACTGAAGTCCAAAAATTACGTGAAATGAG TCCTCTTT AAATGGTTCAAGAGGGCgttgatattaaaacaatacaatggACACAGCATTGA